The following are encoded in a window of Saccharothrix longispora genomic DNA:
- a CDS encoding ABC transporter substrate-binding protein, whose protein sequence is MSIARTPRLAAALALTLVAAVGCGSAENTATGETGAAEPTTRVFTADNGDITIPVQPKRVVATGYAVPALLEADAPLVGISSWKRGEPLMTEEDLKKYRELTKVAGESAAETNYEAIAQAEPDLIVIGVPKPVLADVDLKRLEAIAPVVAIGPSLPSAWRDLSRKQADAAGALSAFDAVKAEYDEKAKGLKEKYASVLPTLKLGHVGAYGEVAKGNFQREFNGSWGTNIAQDIGATYYGEVKVKGNGSAAVSEYPSIEELTAAFADADAITYSVAADGKVPASVQYVMDSPLWKELPAVKAGKTFPFRYTEAATYRSAMKTLDAVDEAFAPLLTK, encoded by the coding sequence ATGTCCATCGCCAGAACCCCCCGCCTCGCCGCCGCGCTGGCGCTCACCCTCGTCGCCGCCGTCGGCTGCGGCTCGGCCGAGAACACCGCCACCGGCGAGACGGGTGCCGCCGAACCCACGACCAGGGTCTTCACCGCCGACAACGGCGACATCACGATCCCGGTCCAGCCCAAGCGGGTGGTGGCCACCGGGTACGCCGTGCCCGCCCTGCTGGAGGCGGACGCGCCCCTCGTCGGGATCTCCTCGTGGAAGCGGGGCGAGCCGCTGATGACCGAGGAGGACCTGAAGAAGTACCGGGAGCTGACCAAGGTCGCGGGCGAGTCGGCGGCCGAGACCAACTACGAGGCCATCGCGCAGGCCGAGCCGGACCTGATCGTCATCGGCGTGCCCAAGCCGGTGCTGGCCGACGTCGACCTCAAGCGCCTGGAGGCCATCGCGCCGGTCGTGGCCATCGGCCCCTCGCTGCCCTCGGCGTGGCGCGACCTGTCCCGCAAGCAGGCCGACGCGGCGGGCGCGCTGTCCGCGTTCGACGCCGTGAAGGCCGAGTACGACGAGAAGGCCAAGGGGCTCAAGGAGAAGTACGCCTCCGTGCTGCCGACGCTCAAGCTCGGCCACGTCGGCGCCTACGGCGAGGTCGCCAAGGGCAACTTCCAGCGCGAGTTCAACGGCTCCTGGGGCACCAACATCGCCCAGGACATCGGCGCGACCTACTACGGCGAGGTGAAGGTCAAGGGCAACGGGTCCGCGGCCGTCAGCGAGTACCCGTCCATCGAGGAGCTGACCGCGGCGTTCGCCGACGCCGACGCCATCACCTACTCGGTGGCCGCGGACGGCAAGGTCCCGGCCTCGGTCCAGTACGTCATGGACTCGCCGCTGTGGAAGGAACTGCCCGCCGTCAAGGCCGGCAAGACCTTCCCGTTCCGCTACACCGAGGCGGCCACCTACCGCTCCGCGATGAAGACGCTGGACGCGGTCGACGAGGCGTTCGCGCCGCTGCTGACCAAGTGA
- a CDS encoding alanine racemase: MGHEALDRVATPFLALDRSVVEANAARLRAHLDGLGAVLRPHVKTAKSVEVARLLFDGGVGPITVSTLAEAEAFADAGFTDVVYAVGIAPDKLDRVIALRRRGVDLVVLLDSAAQAVEVARASRERGVPVPALVEVDCDGHRGGVLPGDPAVLAIAEALVSGGAELRGVLTHAGESYFAYTPEALTAAAEAERLAAVRVAEDLRAAGHEVPVVSVGSTPTAHAVTDLTGATEVRAGNYVFFDLVMAGIGVCRVDDLALSVVTTVIGHRPDKGWIMTDGGWMATSRDRGTARQPVDQGYGLVADLDGTPYPDLLMTDASQEHGTLSVRPGSAAALPDLPVGTRVRVLPNHACATAAQHDRYHVTSPGSRAVEAVWPRVRGW, from the coding sequence ATGGGGCACGAGGCGCTGGACCGGGTGGCGACACCGTTCCTGGCACTGGACCGGTCGGTGGTGGAGGCCAACGCCGCCCGCCTCCGCGCGCACCTGGACGGCCTGGGCGCGGTGCTGCGCCCGCACGTCAAGACGGCGAAGTCCGTCGAGGTGGCGCGACTGCTGTTCGACGGCGGGGTCGGCCCGATCACCGTCTCCACGCTCGCCGAGGCCGAGGCGTTCGCGGACGCCGGGTTCACCGATGTCGTCTACGCGGTCGGCATCGCGCCGGACAAGCTCGACCGGGTGATCGCCCTGCGCCGGCGCGGCGTGGACCTCGTCGTGCTGCTGGACAGCGCGGCCCAGGCCGTCGAGGTGGCCCGCGCGTCGCGGGAGCGCGGCGTGCCGGTCCCGGCGCTGGTCGAGGTGGACTGCGACGGCCACCGCGGCGGCGTGCTCCCCGGCGACCCGGCCGTGCTCGCCATCGCCGAGGCCCTCGTGTCGGGCGGCGCGGAACTGCGCGGCGTGCTGACCCACGCGGGCGAGTCGTACTTCGCGTACACACCGGAGGCGCTGACCGCCGCCGCGGAGGCCGAGCGCCTCGCCGCGGTGCGCGTCGCGGAGGACCTGCGCGCGGCGGGCCACGAGGTGCCCGTGGTGAGCGTCGGGTCCACCCCGACCGCCCACGCCGTCACCGACCTGACCGGCGCCACCGAGGTCCGGGCGGGCAACTACGTGTTCTTCGACCTGGTGATGGCCGGCATCGGCGTGTGCCGGGTGGACGACCTGGCCCTGTCGGTGGTGACCACCGTCATCGGGCACCGCCCGGACAAGGGCTGGATCATGACCGACGGCGGGTGGATGGCGACCTCGCGCGACCGGGGCACCGCCCGCCAGCCCGTGGACCAGGGCTACGGCCTCGTCGCCGACCTGGACGGCACGCCGTACCCGGACCTGCTGATGACCGACGCCAGCCAGGAGCACGGCACGCTGTCCGTGCGGCCGGGCAGCGCCGCCGCGCTGCCGGACCTGCCCGTGGGGACACGGGTGCGCGTCCTGCCGAACCACGCGTGCGCGACCGCCGCGCAGCACGACCGCTACCACGTGACCTCCCCCGGTTCCCGGGCCGTCGAGGCCGTGTGGCCGCGCGTGCGGGGCTGGTGA
- a CDS encoding siderophore-interacting protein: protein MSRVDHRDRHLERIAEVRAGGGEGRGAEKVGYPIRVRAAEVVRTAMVGAGLLRVTLGGPGTEGFEAHSPDEHVKLLFPEEDGTLRLPEPNGNMLRWPRPSPTSREYTVRRYDPATGELDLDVALHDGGLGSDWARSVEPGAVVHVAGPPGGLIVPHDYDRYLLAGDLTALPAIARWLEELPRTAAGWAFVEVANADEEIALSAPEDVEVRWLHRGDAPAGTTTLLADAVRAIRVPGGERLYAWVAGEAGSIKPLRRWVRDELGLAKADHDITGYWKRGVADFDDDHDH, encoded by the coding sequence GTGAGCCGCGTCGACCACCGCGACCGGCACCTGGAGCGCATCGCCGAGGTGCGCGCCGGCGGTGGCGAGGGACGCGGCGCGGAGAAGGTCGGCTACCCCATCCGCGTCCGCGCGGCCGAGGTCGTGCGCACCGCGATGGTCGGCGCCGGCCTGCTGCGCGTGACGCTGGGCGGGCCCGGCACCGAGGGCTTCGAGGCGCACTCGCCCGACGAGCACGTGAAGCTGCTCTTCCCCGAGGAGGACGGCACGCTGCGGCTGCCCGAGCCGAACGGGAACATGCTGCGCTGGCCCCGCCCCTCGCCGACGTCGCGCGAGTACACCGTGCGCCGCTACGACCCGGCGACCGGCGAGCTGGACCTCGACGTGGCGCTGCACGACGGCGGCCTCGGCTCGGACTGGGCGCGCTCGGTCGAACCCGGCGCGGTCGTGCACGTCGCCGGCCCGCCCGGCGGCCTGATCGTGCCGCACGACTACGACCGCTACCTGCTCGCCGGCGACCTCACCGCCCTGCCCGCCATCGCCCGGTGGCTGGAGGAGCTGCCCCGCACCGCCGCGGGCTGGGCGTTCGTCGAGGTCGCGAACGCCGACGAGGAGATCGCGCTGTCCGCGCCCGAGGACGTCGAGGTGCGCTGGCTGCACCGCGGCGACGCCCCGGCCGGCACGACGACCCTGCTGGCGGACGCCGTGCGCGCGATCCGGGTGCCCGGGGGCGAACGCCTCTACGCCTGGGTCGCGGGCGAGGCGGGCTCGATCAAACCGCTGCGCCGCTGGGTCCGCGACGAGCTCGGCCTGGCCAAGGCCGACCACGACATCACCGGCTACTGGAAGCGCGGCGTCGCCGACTTCGACGACGACCACGACCACTGA
- a CDS encoding phosphopantetheine-binding protein, with the protein MTTGTLTADRVRADVADLLGVEPAEVGADADLLDLGLDSMRIMSLVERWRAAGATGLEFADLAEDPRLARWTELVAGASA; encoded by the coding sequence ATGACCACCGGAACCCTGACCGCCGACCGCGTCCGCGCCGACGTCGCCGACCTGCTCGGCGTCGAGCCCGCCGAGGTGGGCGCGGACGCCGACCTGCTCGACCTCGGGCTGGACTCGATGCGGATCATGAGCCTCGTCGAGCGCTGGCGCGCCGCCGGCGCCACCGGCCTGGAGTTCGCCGACCTCGCCGAGGACCCCCGGCTGGCGCGCTGGACCGAGCTGGTCGCCGGGGCGTCCGCGTGA
- a CDS encoding (2,3-dihydroxybenzoyl)adenylate synthase, with the protein MSAGVDHVAWPADVAARYRASGHWRGQTFGAWLTALAAAHSGRTAVVGERDGVTSRWTFAELDERAHRIAAGLVGSGVRPGDRVVVQLPNVPEFLPVVFGLWRVGAWPVFALPAHRHSELRHFAEQAEAVAIVTVDRHERHDHAGTARQVAADVPSVRDVLVVGSAEFAGLAAAEPRDLPDPDPSGVAFLQLSGGSTGLPKLIPRTHDDYLYSVRESARICALRPDSVYLAALPVAHNYPLSSPGVLGALHAGAATVLAPRPDADTAFRLIEAERVTISGVVPPLAAAWVQAAARTGHDLSSLEVLLVGGAKCGRELAERIGPALGCRLQQVFGMAEGLVCYTRLDDPDEVVLGTQGRPISLDDEIRVVDPDDPAAPSDAVVPDGATGALLTRGPYTIRGYFRAAAHNAAAFTPDGFYRTGDLVRRTPTGHLEVVGRAKEQINRGGEKVAAEEVENHLMAHPDVLDAAVVAVPDAYLGERTCAYVVPAAGAAPTGAELRRFVRERGVAAFKVPDLVQVVGEFPVTGVGKTSKRELRAALAALAEKKG; encoded by the coding sequence GTGAGCGCGGGCGTGGACCACGTCGCCTGGCCCGCCGACGTCGCGGCCCGCTACCGGGCGTCCGGGCACTGGCGCGGGCAGACGTTCGGCGCGTGGCTCACCGCGCTGGCCGCCGCCCACTCCGGGCGGACCGCCGTGGTGGGGGAGCGGGACGGCGTGACGTCGCGCTGGACGTTCGCCGAACTCGACGAGCGGGCGCACCGGATCGCCGCCGGGCTGGTCGGCTCCGGCGTCCGGCCCGGCGACCGGGTCGTGGTGCAGCTGCCGAACGTGCCCGAGTTCCTGCCGGTCGTCTTCGGGCTGTGGCGCGTCGGCGCCTGGCCGGTGTTCGCGCTGCCCGCCCACCGGCACAGCGAGCTGCGGCACTTCGCCGAACAGGCCGAGGCCGTCGCGATCGTCACCGTGGACCGGCACGAGCGGCACGACCACGCGGGCACCGCGCGCCAGGTGGCGGCCGACGTGCCGTCGGTGCGCGACGTGCTCGTGGTCGGCTCGGCGGAGTTCGCCGGCCTCGCCGCCGCCGAGCCGCGCGACCTCCCGGACCCCGACCCGTCCGGCGTGGCGTTCCTCCAGCTCTCCGGCGGCAGCACCGGGTTGCCGAAGCTGATCCCGCGGACCCACGACGACTACCTCTACAGCGTCCGGGAGAGCGCCCGCATCTGCGCGCTGCGCCCGGACAGCGTCTACCTGGCCGCGCTGCCGGTCGCGCACAACTACCCGCTCAGCTCGCCGGGCGTCCTCGGCGCGCTGCACGCGGGCGCGGCGACCGTGCTGGCGCCGCGCCCCGACGCGGACACCGCGTTCCGGCTGATCGAGGCCGAGCGCGTCACGATCAGCGGGGTGGTGCCGCCGCTCGCCGCCGCCTGGGTGCAGGCCGCCGCGCGCACCGGGCACGACCTGTCCTCGCTGGAGGTCCTGCTGGTCGGCGGCGCCAAGTGCGGGCGCGAACTCGCCGAGCGGATCGGCCCCGCCCTGGGCTGCCGGTTGCAGCAGGTGTTCGGCATGGCCGAGGGCCTGGTCTGCTACACCCGGCTCGACGACCCGGACGAGGTCGTGCTGGGCACGCAGGGCCGTCCGATCTCGCTCGACGACGAGATCCGCGTCGTCGACCCGGACGACCCCGCCGCGCCCTCGGACGCCGTCGTGCCCGACGGTGCGACCGGTGCGCTGCTCACCCGCGGCCCGTACACGATCCGCGGCTACTTCCGGGCCGCGGCGCACAACGCGGCCGCGTTCACCCCGGACGGCTTCTACCGGACCGGGGACCTGGTGCGGCGTACCCCGACCGGGCACCTGGAGGTCGTCGGCCGGGCCAAGGAGCAGATCAACCGGGGCGGGGAGAAGGTGGCCGCCGAAGAGGTGGAGAACCACCTGATGGCCCACCCCGACGTGCTCGACGCCGCCGTGGTCGCGGTGCCCGACGCCTACCTGGGCGAGCGGACGTGCGCCTACGTCGTGCCCGCCGCCGGCGCCGCCCCGACCGGGGCCGAACTGCGCCGGTTCGTGCGCGAACGCGGCGTCGCGGCGTTCAAGGTGCCCGACCTGGTCCAGGTCGTCGGGGAGTTCCCGGTGACCGGGGTCGGCAAGACCAGCAAGCGCGAGCTGCGGGCGGCACTGGCCGCCCTGGCCGAGAAGAAGGGGTGA
- a CDS encoding isochorismatase family protein gives MSLPKIQPYPLPTADEVPIGRVSWRPDASRAALLVHDVQRYFLAPYAGAPVPEMTANIAALVAVARERGVPVFYTAQPGRQDAADRGLLTEFWGAGIGGVIDDDPRAADIIPELAPAPGDTVLTKWRYSAFQRSAFADQLADAGRDQLLITGVYAHIGCQATAVEAFMRDVRPFLVNDAVADFSRERHDQACEYVAQRCGVVTTTADALAALTATTTEQIPAGAPR, from the coding sequence GTGTCCCTGCCGAAGATCCAGCCCTACCCGCTGCCCACGGCGGACGAGGTACCGATCGGCCGGGTGTCCTGGCGGCCCGACGCGTCCCGCGCGGCGCTGCTGGTGCACGACGTGCAGCGCTACTTCCTGGCGCCGTACGCGGGGGCGCCGGTCCCGGAGATGACGGCGAACATCGCCGCGCTGGTCGCGGTGGCGCGCGAGCGGGGCGTGCCGGTGTTCTACACCGCGCAGCCCGGCCGGCAGGACGCCGCCGACCGCGGCCTGCTCACCGAGTTCTGGGGAGCGGGCATCGGCGGGGTCATCGACGACGACCCGCGCGCCGCCGACATCATCCCCGAGCTGGCGCCCGCGCCGGGCGACACCGTGCTGACCAAGTGGCGCTACAGCGCGTTCCAGCGCAGCGCGTTCGCCGACCAGCTCGCCGACGCCGGCCGCGACCAGCTGCTGATCACCGGCGTGTACGCGCACATCGGCTGCCAGGCCACGGCCGTGGAGGCGTTCATGCGCGACGTCCGGCCGTTCCTCGTCAACGACGCCGTCGCCGACTTCTCCCGGGAGAGGCACGACCAGGCGTGCGAGTACGTCGCCCAGCGCTGCGGGGTCGTCACCACCACCGCCGACGCGCTGGCCGCGCTGACCGCCACCACCACGGAACAGATCCCCGCTGGAGCACCGCGATGA
- a CDS encoding FecCD family ABC transporter permease, which yields MSAVVLRRGPVSLRVERRTLVLVAAMALVVLVLGFLGLSYGATWADPAKVFAALTGSGGGSGVVIREWRLPRVLSCLVFGAALGVAGAIFQNVTRNPMGSPDVIGLDAGAYTGALVAITVLSGTSAQLTAGSLAGGVLAAAAVYLLSSGGGLSGLRLVVIGIAVNAVLTAMNSWIVLRAELEVAIAAVGWSAGSLNGVDWEDVRIPFAVIGVLLVLLVLRSPALHQDALGTALAVTTGVRVDRLRLHLVLIGVGCTATVTAVAGPIAFIALAAPQIGRRLARAPGVPLLPAALTGAVLLQGADLVAQMLLAPVALPVGVVSTAIGGCYLIWLLTKEVRRA from the coding sequence GTGAGCGCGGTCGTGCTGCGCCGCGGCCCGGTCTCGCTCCGGGTCGAGCGGCGGACGCTGGTCCTGGTCGCGGCGATGGCCCTGGTCGTCCTCGTCCTCGGCTTCCTCGGCCTGTCCTACGGCGCGACGTGGGCGGACCCGGCGAAGGTGTTCGCCGCGCTCACCGGGTCGGGCGGCGGGTCGGGCGTGGTGATCCGCGAGTGGCGGCTGCCGCGCGTGCTCTCCTGCCTGGTGTTCGGCGCGGCGCTCGGCGTGGCCGGGGCGATCTTCCAGAACGTCACCCGCAACCCCATGGGCAGCCCCGACGTCATCGGCCTCGACGCGGGCGCCTACACCGGCGCGCTGGTCGCGATCACCGTGCTGTCCGGCACGTCCGCGCAGCTGACCGCCGGCTCGCTGGCGGGCGGTGTGCTCGCCGCCGCGGCCGTCTACCTGCTCTCGTCCGGCGGAGGGCTCTCCGGGCTGCGGCTGGTCGTCATCGGCATCGCGGTCAACGCGGTGCTGACCGCGATGAACTCGTGGATCGTGCTGCGGGCGGAGCTGGAGGTCGCCATCGCCGCCGTGGGGTGGAGCGCCGGCTCCCTCAACGGCGTCGACTGGGAGGACGTGCGCATCCCGTTCGCCGTCATCGGCGTGCTGCTGGTCCTGCTGGTCCTCCGGTCCCCGGCGCTGCACCAGGACGCGCTGGGCACGGCCCTCGCCGTCACCACCGGCGTCCGCGTGGACCGGCTGCGCCTGCACCTCGTGCTCATCGGCGTCGGCTGCACGGCCACCGTCACCGCCGTCGCCGGCCCCATCGCCTTCATCGCGCTGGCCGCGCCGCAGATCGGCAGGCGGCTGGCCCGCGCCCCCGGCGTGCCGCTGCTGCCCGCCGCCCTGACCGGCGCGGTGCTGCTCCAGGGCGCCGACCTGGTCGCGCAGATGCTGCTGGCGCCCGTCGCCCTGCCCGTCGGCGTGGTCAGCACGGCCATCGGCGGCTGCTACCTGATCTGGCTGCTCACCAAGGAGGTGCGGCGAGCGTGA
- a CDS encoding isochorismate synthase, protein MPPPALVRPRPVHRAADLLAAYLPGSFYFASARGSLLADGVHTTVRAGHGARARAAAEVLDAAAVGGVDEPLVVGAIGFRPEAEASLVVPALVRRAGANTAVDVPATPFGSTRWAITPRPEPEAYADGVREALELIGGGELAKVVLARCLELVAGDPVSVPSLLARLVRADPAAHAFAADVSAPGDPAPRTLVGASPELLLSRRGAVVTSNPLAGSRPRVADEAENRRRVAELLASEKDRHEHAHVAAQVAEVLGGFCADLDVPAEPVVIGTPTMWHLSTRITGRLADPTDPGSSSLALAEALHPTPAVCGVPVGRARDAIAGLEPEDRGYYSGLVGWTGLEGDGEWVVTIRSAEVCDRTVRLFAGAGVVAGSDPAAELAETSAKFRTLLRALGLEGAA, encoded by the coding sequence GTGCCCCCACCCGCTCTGGTCCGCCCCCGGCCCGTGCACCGGGCAGCCGACCTGCTGGCCGCCTACCTGCCGGGGTCGTTCTACTTCGCCTCGGCACGCGGGTCGCTGCTCGCCGACGGCGTGCACACGACCGTCCGGGCCGGGCACGGCGCGCGGGCGCGCGCGGCGGCCGAGGTGCTCGACGCGGCGGCGGTGGGCGGGGTCGACGAACCGCTGGTGGTCGGTGCGATCGGGTTCCGACCCGAGGCCGAGGCCAGCCTGGTCGTGCCCGCCCTGGTGCGCCGGGCGGGCGCCAACACGGCCGTCGACGTGCCGGCCACGCCGTTCGGCTCCACCAGGTGGGCCATCACGCCCCGGCCCGAGCCGGAGGCCTACGCCGACGGCGTGCGCGAGGCGCTGGAGCTGATCGGCGGCGGCGAGCTGGCCAAGGTCGTGCTGGCCCGCTGCCTCGAACTCGTCGCCGGCGACCCGGTGTCCGTGCCGTCGCTGCTGGCCCGGCTGGTGCGCGCCGACCCGGCCGCGCACGCCTTCGCCGCCGACGTCAGCGCGCCGGGCGACCCCGCGCCGCGCACCCTGGTCGGCGCGAGCCCGGAGCTGCTGCTGTCGCGCCGCGGCGCGGTGGTCACGTCCAACCCGCTGGCCGGGTCGCGCCCGCGCGTCGCCGACGAGGCGGAGAACCGGAGGCGCGTCGCCGAACTGCTGGCCTCCGAGAAGGACCGGCACGAGCACGCGCACGTCGCCGCGCAGGTCGCCGAGGTGCTGGGCGGGTTCTGCGCCGACCTCGACGTGCCCGCCGAACCGGTGGTGATCGGCACGCCCACGATGTGGCACCTGTCCACCCGGATCACCGGGCGGCTCGCCGACCCGACCGACCCCGGCTCCTCGTCCCTCGCGCTGGCCGAGGCGTTGCACCCGACCCCCGCCGTGTGCGGCGTGCCGGTCGGACGCGCCCGCGACGCGATCGCCGGGCTGGAGCCGGAGGACCGCGGCTACTACTCGGGCCTGGTCGGCTGGACCGGCCTGGAGGGCGACGGCGAGTGGGTCGTCACCATCCGCAGCGCGGAGGTGTGCGACCGGACCGTGCGGCTGTTCGCCGGCGCCGGCGTCGTCGCGGGCTCCGACCCGGCCGCCGAACTGGCCGAGACCAGCGCCAAGTTCCGCACGCTGCTGCGCGCGCTGGGCCTGGAGGGCGCGGCGTGA
- a CDS encoding FecCD family ABC transporter permease codes for MAVISVGIGAHAVAPAEVVRALVDYDGSSDHIVVREIRVPRAVLAVGAGAALAVAGVLIQVLSRNPLAEPGVLGVTAGAGFAITVGSALGVAASAAGELALAVVGAVIAAVLVYSVGRRSPLRLVLTGVALSSVLAGVSLGLRLVLPDVFDRYRFWSVGSLAGREQSPTTLPLLVIAAAVVGALLLSRQLNAVALGDTVAHVLGANVARVRVATLVLTTVLAGAATAVAGPILFVGLIVPHLARRMAGSSVPWLVGYAAVLGPVLLLLSDIGSRVLLPTGEVPVAIVTAFLGGPVLIWAVRRYGAGAL; via the coding sequence ATGGCGGTGATCAGCGTCGGGATCGGCGCCCACGCCGTCGCCCCGGCCGAGGTCGTGCGGGCACTGGTGGACTACGACGGGTCGAGCGACCACATCGTGGTCCGGGAGATCCGGGTGCCCCGCGCCGTCCTGGCGGTCGGCGCGGGCGCCGCGCTCGCCGTGGCGGGCGTGCTGATCCAGGTGCTGTCGAGGAACCCGCTGGCGGAGCCCGGCGTCCTCGGCGTCACCGCGGGCGCCGGGTTCGCGATCACCGTCGGCTCGGCGCTGGGCGTCGCCGCCTCGGCGGCGGGGGAACTGGCCCTCGCCGTCGTCGGCGCGGTGATCGCCGCCGTGCTCGTGTACTCGGTGGGCCGCCGGTCGCCGCTGCGGCTCGTGCTCACCGGCGTCGCCCTCAGCTCCGTGCTGGCGGGCGTGTCCCTGGGGCTGCGGCTGGTGCTGCCGGACGTGTTCGACCGCTACCGCTTCTGGTCCGTCGGGTCGCTGGCCGGTCGCGAGCAGTCCCCGACGACGCTGCCGCTGCTGGTGATCGCCGCCGCGGTGGTGGGGGCGCTGCTGCTGAGCAGGCAGCTCAACGCGGTCGCGCTCGGCGACACCGTGGCGCACGTGCTGGGCGCGAACGTCGCCCGCGTCCGGGTCGCCACGCTGGTGCTGACCACCGTGCTGGCCGGCGCGGCGACCGCGGTGGCCGGGCCCATCCTGTTCGTCGGCCTGATCGTGCCGCACCTGGCGCGGCGGATGGCGGGCAGCTCGGTGCCCTGGCTCGTGGGCTACGCCGCCGTGCTCGGCCCGGTCCTGCTGCTGCTGTCCGACATCGGCTCGCGCGTCCTGCTGCCGACCGGCGAGGTGCCGGTCGCGATCGTGACCGCGTTCCTCGGCGGCCCGGTGCTGATCTGGGCGGTCCGGCGGTACGGGGCGGGGGCGCTGTGA
- a CDS encoding 2,3-dihydro-2,3-dihydroxybenzoate dehydrogenase → MSERWGAGIEGRVALVTGAARGIGAAVVDGLVRAGATVAAVDVDPDVHLRSAERVTPFTADVGDPAAVARVVDDVERTLGPIGIGVSVAGVLRPAAVCDTTDEDWAATFAVNATGVFHVLRAVARRMVPRGAGVLVTVGSNASGVPRTGMGAYAASKAAATMLTRCLGLELAGSGIRCNVVSPGSTDTDMQRLLWTDGNGAEAVVSGSPDQFRVGIPLGRIADPADIADAVLFLASDRARHITMQNLFVDGGATLRA, encoded by the coding sequence GTGTCTGAGCGCTGGGGTGCGGGCATCGAGGGCAGGGTCGCGCTGGTGACCGGCGCGGCCCGCGGCATCGGGGCGGCGGTGGTGGACGGCCTGGTCCGCGCCGGCGCGACGGTCGCCGCGGTGGACGTCGACCCCGACGTCCACCTCCGCTCGGCCGAGCGGGTCACGCCCTTCACCGCCGACGTCGGCGACCCGGCGGCGGTCGCGCGCGTCGTGGACGACGTGGAGCGGACCCTCGGCCCGATCGGCATTGGGGTGTCCGTGGCGGGCGTGCTGCGGCCCGCCGCGGTGTGCGACACCACCGACGAGGACTGGGCGGCCACGTTCGCCGTCAACGCGACCGGCGTGTTCCACGTGCTGCGGGCGGTGGCGCGCAGGATGGTGCCGCGCGGCGCCGGGGTGCTGGTGACCGTCGGGTCGAACGCCTCCGGCGTGCCCCGCACCGGCATGGGCGCCTACGCCGCGTCCAAGGCGGCGGCCACGATGCTGACCCGCTGCCTCGGCCTGGAGTTGGCCGGGTCGGGCATCCGGTGCAACGTGGTGTCGCCGGGTTCGACGGACACCGACATGCAACGTCTGCTGTGGACGGACGGGAACGGCGCGGAGGCGGTGGTCTCGGGGTCCCCGGACCAGTTCCGGGTCGGCATCCCGCTGGGGCGCATCGCGGACCCGGCGGACATCGCCGACGCGGTCCTCTTCCTCGCCTCCGACCGGGCCCGCCACATCACGATGCAGAACCTGTTCGTGGACGGCGGGGCGACGCTGCGCGCGTGA
- a CDS encoding ornithine cyclodeaminase family protein encodes MRFLSEAESAALIDEQLAYDAVRAAFLAAAGSASFPTVHGHGSDPANRFTVKSASSADLAGVKVGSYWPANDAAGLPRHNSTVLLVDQETGRIGAVVEAGKVNAYRTAAADAVAADALARPDATTLAVFGTGHQALYECAALARVRPLETVHVVARSVERGERFTAALAARGLPARLTPAREACRADLVVTATTATAPLFDADWIAPGTHVASMGSDARGKQELPPDLLARARLFCDLPAQSVAIGEFQHVADRVVDGSLRVTAVGDVLAGRAEGRLSPDDITVFDSSGLALQDLHVAAALLAVAP; translated from the coding sequence GTGCGCTTCCTCTCCGAGGCCGAGTCCGCGGCCCTGATCGACGAACAGCTCGCCTACGACGCCGTCCGCGCCGCGTTCCTCGCCGCCGCCGGCTCCGCGTCCTTCCCCACCGTGCACGGGCACGGGTCCGACCCGGCCAACCGCTTCACGGTCAAGTCCGCCTCGTCCGCCGACCTGGCGGGCGTCAAGGTCGGCAGCTACTGGCCCGCCAACGACGCCGCGGGCCTGCCGCGCCACAACTCGACCGTGCTGCTGGTCGACCAGGAGACGGGCCGGATCGGTGCGGTGGTCGAGGCCGGGAAGGTCAACGCCTACCGCACCGCCGCGGCGGACGCGGTGGCGGCCGACGCCCTGGCCCGGCCCGACGCGACCACGCTGGCGGTCTTCGGCACCGGGCACCAGGCGCTGTACGAGTGCGCCGCGCTGGCCCGCGTCCGTCCACTGGAGACGGTCCACGTGGTTGCCCGGTCGGTGGAGCGCGGCGAGCGCTTCACCGCCGCGCTGGCCGCCCGCGGCCTGCCCGCCCGGCTCACGCCCGCCCGCGAGGCGTGCCGCGCCGACCTCGTCGTCACCGCGACCACGGCCACCGCCCCGCTGTTCGACGCGGACTGGATCGCGCCCGGCACCCACGTGGCGAGCATGGGTTCCGACGCGCGGGGCAAGCAGGAGCTGCCGCCGGACCTCCTCGCGCGGGCGCGGCTGTTCTGCGACCTGCCGGCGCAGTCGGTCGCCATCGGCGAGTTCCAGCACGTGGCCGACCGGGTCGTGGACGGCTCGCTGCGCGTGACCGCCGTGGGCGACGTGCTGGCCGGGCGCGCCGAGGGACGGCTCTCCCCCGACGACATCACGGTCTTCGACAGCTCCGGCCTGGCGCTCCAGGACCTGCACGTGGCCGCGGCGCTGCTGGCGGTGGCGCCGTGA